One window of the Nicotiana tabacum cultivar K326 chromosome 4, ASM71507v2, whole genome shotgun sequence genome contains the following:
- the LOC107782648 gene encoding HVA22-like protein a: MGGSGGVGSFLKVILNNFDILAGPVVSLVYPLYASIRAIESKSPVDDQQWLTYWILYSMITLFELTFAKLIEWLPFWSYAKLITTCWLVIPYFNGAAYVYEHYIRPYIVQRKAVNIWYVPRKKDVFSKPDDILTAAEKYIQEHGTQAFEEMIHKAEGERRPQTSNYVFYDDDYRY; encoded by the exons ATGGGAGGATCTGGTGGTGTAGGAAGCTTCCTCAAGGTTATACTCAACAACTTTGACATTCTTGCCGG GCCGGTGGTTAGTCTGGTTTATCCTCT GTATGCCTCAATAAGAGCTATAGAGAGCAAATCCCCAGTCGATGATCAGCAATGGCTTACATATTGGATTTTGTACTCTATGATTACACTTTTTGAGCTGACCTTTGCCAAGCTTATTGAATG GCTTCCTTTCTGGTCATATGCAAAACTGATCACAACCTGCTGGTTGGTGATACCTTACTTCAATGGTGCAGCATATGTGTATGAGCATTATATTAGGCCTTATATTGTCCAACGAAAAGCAGTTAACATCTGGTATGTTCCACGAAAGAAGGATGTCTTTAGTAAGCCTGATGACATCCTAACTGCTGCAGAGAAATATATACAAGAACACGGAACCCAAGCATTTGAGGAGATGATCCACAAG GCTGAAGGAGAACGAAGGCCCCAAACCAGCAATTACGTGTTTTATGATGACGACTACAGATACTGA
- the LOC107812266 gene encoding transcription factor bHLH47-like, whose translation MDTENPPIVEKDTTAVETSLDSSHLGKKNQKKAPKRVHKAEREKLKREHLNELFLGLANALELSEQMNGKASILNEAARFVKDMLSQIKHLRTENTTLLSESQYLSVEKKELQDETSALEAEIGRLQNEVKAREAETNLDLNLAPPEIQHPEFASHNNYMRLPASEHAFQDSQIMNPAYVFPFSSNSQVYPAPDATKSTATPTSTVKKPQPRYPTPADVWPSQIFEKRPRLLGQEVQDGAK comes from the exons ATGGATACAGAAAATCCTCCAATAGTTGAAAAGGATACTACAGCTGTGGAGACTTCGCTAGATAG CTCTCATCTTGGCAAGAAGAATCAAAAGAAAGCCCCAAAAAGAGTTCATAAAGCTGAGAGAGAGAAGCTGAAGAGAGAGCATCTAAATGAGCTTTTCCTTGGTTTGGCTAATGCTCTTG AACTATCTGAGCAGATGAATGGAAAAGCCTCCATCTTGAATGAAGCTGCTCGATTTGTAAAGGACATGCTTTCTCAGATCAAGCATCTGAGGACAGAAAATACAACTTTGCTGTCTGAATCTCAGTAT CTGAGTGTGGAGAAAAAGGAGCTTCAGGATGAAACTTCAGCTTTGGAGGCTGAAATTGGCAGACTGCAGAATGAGGTCAAAGCAAGGGAAGCCGAGACAAATCTTGACCTAAATCTAGCTCCTCCTGAAATTCAGCACCCAGAGTTCGCCTCACACAATAATTATATGAGATTACCTGCTTCAGAACATGCGTTTCAAGACTCACAAATTATGAACCCTGCTTATGTCTTTCCCTTTAGCTCTAATTCCCAGGTTTATCCAGCGCCCGATGCTACAAAGTCCACGGCTACGCCCACATCTACTGTGAAGAAACCACAGCCCAGATATCCTACTCCAGCTGATGTATGGCCATCCCAAATCTTTGAAAAGCGGCCTCGGTTATTAGGACAGGAAGTTCAAGATGGTGCAAAATAA